From a single Coregonus clupeaformis isolate EN_2021a unplaced genomic scaffold, ASM2061545v1 scaf0906, whole genome shotgun sequence genomic region:
- the LOC121573414 gene encoding NACHT, LRR and PYD domains-containing protein 1 homolog, whose translation MLVLVQDSTHWLPIEPLTSTVQEVTMFRHRTPKGRYECTVSGLRWVCDRDVILKYHFRNWDPYSQLLKDMQYGQGGPLLDITMELGELEEVHLPHFVCLGTNPSLRNEMKIFHVEEHGVSVEEVHEVTRFHAKILHPKFSVISVILSYIFSWNIDVHCELMLYLSVKKQTLIPRLYLFPSNPSQIQAVEQQEKSQGSSRVLISRPEQAFKLNSFFRLNIPCSTAINPPVQF comes from the exons ATGCTTGTCCTTGTTCAGGACTCCACACACTGGCTTCCGATTGAACCCTTGACTTCCACTGTCCAGGAAGTGACAATGTTCAG GCACAGGACACCCAAAGGGCGTTATGAGTGCACAGTGTCTGGGCTCCGCTGGGTGTGTGACAGAGATGTCATTCTGAAGTATCACTTCAGGAACTGGGATCCCTACAGTCAACTTCTGAAAGACATGCAGTACGGACAAGGTGGTCCATTGCTGGACATCACTATGGAGTTAGGTGAACTGGAGGAAGTTCATCTGCCACACTTTGTCTGTTTAG GGACCAACCCTTCCCTGAGGAATGAGATGAAGATTTTTCATGTAGAGGAACATGGAGTGTCTGTTGAGGAAGTGCATGAGGTCACCAGATTCCATGCTAAGATTCTCCATCCCAAGTTCTCAGTTATCTCTGTTATACTGAGCTATATCTTTTCGTGGAACATAGATGTCCACTGTGAGCTGATGCTCTATCTGTCAGTGAAAAAGCAAACACTAATTCCACGCCTATACCTGTTCCCCAGTAACCCCAGCCAAATACAG GCTGTGGAACAACAGGAAAAGTCTCAAGGGTCTTCAAGGGTTCTCATCTCAAGACCAGAGCAGGCCTTCAAACTGAATAGTTTCTTCAGACTGAACATTCCCTGTTCTACCGCCATCAATCCACCAGTACAGTTTTAG